In Chloroflexota bacterium, one DNA window encodes the following:
- a CDS encoding discoidin domain-containing protein has protein sequence MFSNVRFSSRGASRLALLACLVLSPLLLLGQPQSTFAATNLALGKTAVASTSENADFGAALALDGNVNTRWSSTFADGQWLRVDLGSVQSFNNVVLRWEAAYASSYRIQTSNDANTWTTIQTITNSDGNVDDLNISGTGRYVRVESITRATPYGISLFEFEVYGNAGSSNIALNKTTSASSSENAATTANFAVDGNVNTRWSSTFADGQWIRVDLGSVQSFNRVVLRWEAAYASSYRVQTSNDANTWTTIQTVTNRDGNVDDLSINGTGRYVRIESVTRATQYGISLFELEVYSGSIQPTVQPTAQPTAQPTAQPTAQPTNVPGNCTTSTNIALNKPAYAWFYESKTSTPAQAVDGNATTTRWSHLWYPSGPANAWLYVDLGSTSATINRVRILWESAYAADYQIQVSNDRSNWSNIRSVVGNTQTTNDYNLTPVTGRYLRINMTKKGTEYGYSMWELEVYGCNAGNPSYDPAPTPLTGSFSRVWVENFDGNSLNMNNWAYDNDVHVNGEQQQYTSNNVAVSGGTLKITARKETANGYPFTSGRIFGLGRQSFLYGKMVARMKMPVGEGYWPAFWMMGANINEVGWPGNGELDIMENIGYGNWTSGALHGPGYWGAGSAGGLVNLPAGQTTGAWHTYAVEWDPTYIKWFVDDREILSFTRAQIIADYGQWTYNNPKFFILNLALGGEYPAGYNGCTGNPLPAGCAYFGIKQSTVDSIVAGNGLLEVDYVEVWQKPGATTQGAQYLPLAQQEN, from the coding sequence ATGTTCTCGAATGTACGGTTTTCTTCCCGTGGAGCATCACGCCTAGCTTTATTAGCATGTTTGGTGCTCAGCCCACTGCTCTTGTTGGGCCAGCCTCAAAGCACATTTGCCGCCACCAACCTCGCGCTCGGCAAAACTGCCGTCGCCTCGACCAGTGAAAACGCCGATTTTGGCGCAGCCCTGGCGCTCGACGGCAACGTTAATACCCGTTGGAGCAGCACGTTTGCCGATGGTCAATGGCTGCGCGTCGATCTTGGCAGCGTCCAAAGCTTCAATAATGTGGTGCTGCGCTGGGAAGCTGCTTACGCCAGCAGCTATCGCATTCAAACCTCAAACGATGCCAACACATGGACAACCATCCAAACCATCACCAATAGCGATGGTAATGTTGACGATTTGAATATCAGCGGCACTGGTCGCTATGTTCGCGTCGAAAGCATCACCCGCGCCACCCCCTATGGCATCTCACTATTTGAATTTGAAGTTTATGGCAATGCTGGCAGCAGCAATATTGCCTTGAACAAAACGACTAGCGCCTCAAGCAGCGAAAATGCCGCAACCACGGCCAATTTTGCGGTTGATGGCAATGTTAATACTCGCTGGAGCAGCACATTTGCTGATGGTCAATGGATTCGAGTTGATCTTGGCAGTGTGCAAAGTTTCAATCGGGTAGTCTTGCGCTGGGAAGCAGCCTACGCCAGCAGCTATCGCGTGCAAACCTCGAACGATGCCAACACTTGGACAACCATCCAAACCGTTACCAATAGGGATGGCAATGTTGACGATTTGAGCATCAACGGCACAGGTCGGTATGTCCGAATCGAAAGTGTTACTCGCGCCACCCAATATGGCATTTCATTATTCGAGTTGGAAGTTTATAGCGGCAGCATCCAACCAACGGTACAACCAACGGCGCAGCCAACTGCCCAACCGACGGCGCAGCCAACTGCCCAACCAACCAACGTTCCAGGCAACTGCACCACCTCAACCAATATTGCCTTGAACAAACCCGCTTACGCTTGGTTCTATGAATCGAAAACCTCGACCCCAGCCCAAGCCGTTGATGGCAACGCCACAACCACCCGCTGGAGCCATCTCTGGTATCCAAGCGGCCCAGCCAATGCTTGGTTGTATGTTGATTTAGGCTCAACCAGCGCCACGATCAACCGTGTGCGAATTCTGTGGGAATCAGCCTACGCCGCCGATTACCAAATTCAAGTTTCGAATGATCGCAGCAACTGGTCAAATATTCGCAGCGTGGTTGGCAACACCCAAACCACCAACGACTACAACCTCACTCCAGTCACAGGCCGCTACTTGCGGATCAACATGACCAAAAAGGGTACCGAATATGGCTACTCAATGTGGGAACTCGAAGTCTATGGCTGTAATGCAGGCAATCCCAGCTATGATCCAGCGCCAACCCCATTGACTGGTAGTTTCAGCCGCGTTTGGGTCGAAAACTTCGATGGCAACAGCCTGAACATGAACAATTGGGCCTATGATAACGATGTTCATGTCAATGGTGAACAACAACAATACACCAGCAACAACGTCGCTGTCAGCGGTGGCACCTTGAAAATCACCGCCCGCAAAGAAACCGCCAACGGTTATCCTTTCACCTCAGGCCGGATTTTCGGCTTAGGCCGCCAAAGTTTCTTGTATGGCAAAATGGTTGCCCGCATGAAAATGCCAGTTGGCGAAGGCTACTGGCCAGCCTTCTGGATGATGGGTGCAAATATCAATGAAGTTGGTTGGCCTGGCAACGGCGAGCTAGATATTATGGAAAATATCGGCTATGGCAACTGGACTTCAGGGGCACTGCATGGCCCAGGCTACTGGGGAGCAGGCTCGGCAGGCGGCTTAGTCAATTTGCCAGCAGGCCAAACCACTGGCGCTTGGCATACCTACGCCGTCGAATGGGACCCAACCTATATCAAATGGTTCGTCGATGATCGTGAAATTCTGAGCTTCACCCGTGCCCAAATCATCGCCGATTATGGTCAATGGACTTATAACAATCCTAAGTTCTTTATCTTGAATTTGGCCTTGGGTGGCGAATATCCCGCTGGCTACAACGGCTGTACTGGCAATCCATTGCCAGCAGGCTGTGCCTACTTCGGTATCAAACAATCAACCGTCGATAGCATCGTGGCGGGCAATGGCCTGCTCGAAGTTGATTACGTTGAAGTATGGCAAAAACCAGGTGCAACAACCCAAGGTGCTCAATATTTGCCTTTGGCACAACAAGAAAACTAA
- a CDS encoding cupin domain-containing protein produces the protein MSTVINLVEKFGHFNDYCNPRVVGELNDQQVKLVKLQGAFEWHHHEHEDELFFVVQGRLRMQLRDGDQVLNPGEMIIVPRCVEHCPVAETEEVWLMLFEPATTLNTGNLQNERTRTELEHI, from the coding sequence ATGTCCACAGTTATCAATCTCGTCGAGAAATTTGGCCATTTCAACGATTATTGTAACCCCCGAGTCGTCGGCGAACTCAACGATCAGCAGGTCAAGCTAGTCAAACTTCAAGGGGCTTTCGAGTGGCATCATCATGAGCATGAGGATGAATTATTTTTCGTGGTACAAGGCCGTTTGCGCATGCAGTTACGTGATGGAGACCAAGTGCTCAACCCAGGCGAAATGATCATTGTTCCGCGTTGCGTAGAGCATTGTCCGGTTGCCGAAACCGAGGAAGTTTGGTTGATGTTGTTTGAGCCAGCCACCACCCTTAACACTGGCAACCTACAAAATGAGCGCACTCGCACAGAGCTAGAACACATTTAA